From a single Daphnia pulex isolate KAP4 chromosome 2, ASM2113471v1 genomic region:
- the LOC124188664 gene encoding ADP-ribosylation factor-binding protein GGA1-like isoform X2 has protein sequence MASSNNSLDTLIVKATNPLVDQPDPLDVASFCERVTHESDGPQVAVKLLAYRIHSPQEKEALNALALLEQCVKSCGPSFHSEIGKFRFLNELIKLVSPKYQAHRTPIHVKQRILEIIYTWTIDLKSEPKIHEAYDMLRKQGVIKENPSYTGSNTVQPISPAPREKIPFCDNSEKDALLQKLLKSKDPEDLQAANRLIKSMVREEENRIEAASRRQLEIETVNSNIRLLEELLDNFEANGATAEEMELCKELASNCDKLRPNLSKLATETDDKGDTLADILQTSDELSHALDRYEVLVRTMQQPIPPSQPQRASLDLLDLGPMVQPQPSPRSTLDDQLLLGLDDFAPLSPSINLLQPLKFECAGQTPQRTPDVKTTEEVTAKRGLEDLDVLGEALMKQNLPTSAKHQSSFQKPVERVPLNELARKKVQNEGNAIKENQTPNILFRSSNEEVRTPSAVTSPYIPIEFDLLMQNSLPATIKPSASPCVTTPPTEASTLPLLVPFAETAVKQLNVSVGTQPRQDSDVSMLDTGISSNENSIGGPAPSLSDVFLKLEDIKPSSKSPIALLTQDSGLNMSLHCASANVPKNVSVFVLSATSRSASPLTNFTFQAIVPKGNRVKLQPPSDNKLPAFNPFLPPPAITQVVLLSTAGLNLIELKYVVSFDMDGETNTEMGSVPNLNLCPDVV, from the exons ATGGCTTCTTCTAACAATTCACTCGACACACTTATCG taaAAGCAACCAACCCTCTTGTTGATCAACCTGATCCTCTTGATGTTGCATCTTTTTGTGAGAGGGTAACTCATGAATCCGATGGACCTCAAGTAGCTGTAAAACTTCTGGCATACAGAATCCATTCTCCTCAAGAGAAAGAAGCCCTCAATGCCTTAGCA CTTCTAGAGCAGTGTGTCAAATCTTGTGGGCCTTCCTTTCATTCAGAGATTGGCAAATTCAGATTTCTTAATGAATTGATCAAACTAGTGTCTCCAAAATATCAAGCTCACCGAACACCTATTCATGTTAAGCAAAGGATTCTTGAAATCATTTACACGTGgacaattgatttgaaatcaGAGCCTAAGATACATGAAGCTTATGACATGTTGAGGAAGCAAGGTGTTATTAAAGAAAACCCCAGTTACACTGGATCCAACACTGTCCAGCCTATTAGCCCTGCACCAAGGGAAAAGATACCATTTTGTGataattcagaaaaagatGCTTTGCTACAAAAGTTATTGAAGAGCAAGGATCCAGAGGATCTTCAAGCTGCCAATCGCCTTATTAAAAGCATGGTTAGAGAA GAAGAAAATCGGATAGAGGCTGCAAGTCGACGACAACTAGAGATAGAAACAGTTAATAGCAACATCCGTTTGTTAGAAGAATTGTTGGATAATTTCGAAGCCAATGGTGCAACAGCGGAAGAAATGGAACTTTGCAAAGAATTGGCCAGTAATTGTGATAAGCTGCGACCAAACTTATCAAAACTGGCCACGGAAACGGATGATAAAGGCGACACTTTAG CCGATATTTTACAAACAAGCGATGAATTGAGTCATGCTCTTGATCGATACGAAGTATTAGTACGAACAATGCAACAGCCCATTCCGCCTTCTCAGCCACAAAGAGCAAGTCTTGATCTTCTTGATCTTGGCCCCATGGTACAGCCTCAGCCATCTCCCCGGAGTACTCTGGACGATCAGTTGCTTTTAG gACTGGACGATTTCGCTCCGCTGTCACCTTCCATTAATCTTTTGCAGCCCCTGAAATTTGAGTGTGCTG GGCAAACACCACAACGCACTCCTGATGTAAAAACTACCGAGGAGGTAACTGCGAAACGTGGTCTGGAAGATCTAGATGTCCTTGGTGAAGCTCTGATGAAGCAAAACCTACCTACAAGTGCGAAGCATCAGTCAAGTTTCCAAAAGCCCGTTGAAAGAGTTCCCCTTAACGAATTGGCTAGGAAAAAAGTGCAGAACGAAGGGAAcgcaatcaaagaaaatcaaactcccaacattttatttc GATCTTCAAATGAAGAAGTCAGGACTCCTTCAGCTGTCACCAGTCCCTACATTCCAATTGAGTTTGATTTGTTGATGCAAAATAGCTTGCCTGCAACGATCAAGCCTTCTGCGTCTCCCTGTGTCACTACCCCGCCGACCGAAGCTTCCACTCTACCTTTACTGGTGCCGTTTGCCGAAACAGCAGTCAAACAACTAAATGTGTCTGTTGGTACACAACCGCGGCAAGATAGCGACGTCTCTATGCTGGACACTGGCATTTCGAGTAATGAAAATAGCATTGGAG GCCCCGCTCCAAGCTTGTCGGatgttttcttgaaattggAAGACATTAAACCGA GTTCAAAGAGCCCAATAGCTTTGTTGACTCAAGATTCTGGGTTAAACATGAGTTTGCACTGTGCATCTGCTAATGTCCCCAAG AATGTTTCTGTATTCGTGCTGTCTGCCACTAGTCGTAGTGCTTCACCGCTGACCAATTTCACCTTCCAGGCAATAGTTCcaaag GGAAATCGAGTAAAGCTTCAACCGCCATCTGATAACAAATTGCCTGCGTTCAACCCGTTTCTCCCTCCACCTGCTATCACTCAAGTCGTGTTACTCTCCACCGCCGGCCTG AATCTCATTGAGCTTAAGTACGTTGTCAGCTTCGATATGGACGGTGAAACAAACACTGAAATGGGAAGCGTGCCGAATTTAAATCTTTGCCCAGATGTCGTTTGA
- the LOC124188662 gene encoding uncharacterized protein LOC124188662: MGVFSSSGLIAFTFILLLQRKIMMETVASQPQFTAPDSSSLYLTEQANSHFHNTSNNGMDQRLKTNKFLIRKCCGRGQIYNFNMEEEVADRKDRCVKYSISESSSRTKNKNQIFIEHKQHLPSGYALDNFEVDTGFPRNCELDLLLQPDQKVDDLFYPLPSGQLIVPHRFWLLQFDVHCIEDYFENGNFTKPRRVAFVCSQNTTSFPTTAIDNVGKLQLDFIAPVIPAELSPIVGRTVIRKCCARNEVYSSRGQCIENQGFATNYFDDLQPTERDDMFFRIGPLPCFQNQLTTKNFNLAPNGSLEIGMSNSDIHGQLFSMEHYCIEDVVSYDAAGFPVTSNEAFFCVDQDNSDQHLSELPEYPDYFNPYETDSNSSFFPGHNVSEIIIPEYPDYSDTTHEIDNSNSVDPGQHLPEFNTPEYPGDFNTLHEMDYNDSGKIKTPKCCPLGYVMDESETCQLLKLGEGSSGEERIISQALNNYFLNEHKIVTNLISNISSGSCELIRLIPFVSYDASTEIKFEVNPKNELSLLIHLQTKNYWNFKLKPHFFCADFVRFRSEKEVSYQPQIFHCAKQEHHVSIHYPVLLCISAVGLILTLIIYFFVPAKGSAKLVTTGFGAGSRGTRTPTMATMLTGRILLCHVFTLSLTFICLAMVQREYFPPIQTSCVAIGYFIYGASIASFAWLTVYCFDYYRIFTGAFKVSNDMLFIPYSIFGWGVPIIALIAMAITQFQSTELGVSDSVNPNIGLLNCWFPHDGISALVFFYGPVGTLLVLDMICFLSLIFNPNLMHCWRRKQSIRSNKKVSKEQEDFKMALKLFFITGVPWVFELAAWLPVYLSESQAIFQSNSVGRYFFEIGNLLNALRGIVIFIIFIVLQRDVRHYLMLRLKRIFKRDSPTNVALQHSPGNTDGGHSVSTEQLTNRRISAMTSQTLVASSASEEQSTNEPELDEISIL, encoded by the exons ATGGGAGTTTTCAGCAGTAGTGGGCTTATTGCCTTCACGTTCATTTTACTGTTACAACGAAAGATTATGATGGAAACAGTAGCATCTCAGCCGCAATTTACCGCCCCAGATTCTTCTTCACTTTATTTAACAGAGCAGGCAAATTCGCATTTCCACAATACTTCAAACAATGG AATGGACCAAAGATTGAAGACAAATAAGTTTTTGATCCGGAAATGCTGTGGTCGAGGccaaatttacaattttaatatggaagaagaagttgcCGATAGGAAAGATCGATGTGTGAAATACTCGATTTCAGAGTCGTCATCCCGAACCAAAAATAAGAACCAAATATTTATTGAGCACAAACAGCATCTGCCTTCGGGATATGCGCTTGACAATTTTGAAGTCGACACGGGATTTCCCCGCAATTGCGAGCTCGATTTGCTATTGCAACCAGACCAAAAGGTGGACGATCTTTTTTACCCGCTTCCGTCTGGCCAGTTGATAGTGCCCCATCGATTTTGGCTCTTGCAATTTGACGTTCACTGTATCGAAgactattttgaaaatggaaatttcacCAAG CCTAGGAGAGTCGCGTTTGTTTGTAGTCAAAATACCACGTCATTCCCCACGACTGCCATTGACAACGTGGGAAAGCTGCAGCTAGATTTTATCGCACCAGTAATTCCTGCCGAATTGTCACCAATTGTCGGCCGAACTGTGATTCGAAAGTGCTGCGCAAGAAATGAAGTTTATTCTTCCCGGGGACAGTGCATAGAAAATCAAGGATTTGCAACAAATTACTTTGATGATCTTCAACCCACAGAAAGAGACGACATGTTTTTTCGCATCGGCCCACTCCCTTGCTTCCAAAATCAATTGACtaccaaaaatttcaatctgGCCCCAAATGGCAGTTTAGAGATCGGCATGAGCAACAGTGATATACATGGCCAGTTATTCTCTATGGAGCATTACTGTATAGAGGACGTTGTATCTTATGATGCCGCTGGTTTCCCTGTAACGTCAAACGAAGCCTTTTTCTGCGTAGACCAGGATAATAGTGATCAGCACTTATCCGAGTTACCCGAGTATCCAGATTATTTCAATCCTTACGAAACGGATTCCAACAGCTCCTTTTTTCCTGGTCACAACGTATCTGAAATCATCATACCTGAATATCCAGATTATTCCGATACCACTCACGAAATTGATAACAGCAACTCCGTTGATCCTGGTCAGCATTTACCTGAATTTAACACACCTGAGTATCCAGGTGATTTTAATACCCTTCACGAAATGGATTACAACGACTCCGGTAAAATTAAAACCCCAAAATGTTGTCCCCTTGGATACGTGATGGACGAATCGGAAACTTGCCAGCTACTAAAGTTGGGAGAAGGTTCATCGGGTGAAGAGCGGATTATTTCCCAAGCCTTGAACAATTATTTCTTGAATGAACATAAAATTGTCACCAATCTCATCTCAAACATTTCGTCGGGTTCTTGCGAGTTAATTCGATTAATTCCTTTCGTTAGTTATGACGCCTCGACGGAAATAAAATTCGAGGTTAATCCGAAAAATGAACTGTCACTGTTGATCcatttacaaacaaaaaattattggaacTTTAAATTGAaaccccattttttttgtgccgATTTTGTACGCTTCCGAAGTGAGAAAGAAGTTTCCTACCAGCCACAAATTTTCCATTGCGCAAAACAGGAACACCACGTATCTATTCATTACCCCGTCCTTCTCTGCATTTCTGCTGTGGGTTTAATACTCacattaataatttatttttttgttccagcTAAAG GTTCCGCCAAATTAGTTACGACCGGATTTGGAGCAGGAAGTAGGGGAACGAGAACTCCGACTATGGCCACGATGTTGACGGGCCGCATTCTACTTTGTCACGTCTTCACTCTGTCTCTG ACGTTCATTTGCTTAGCGATGGTTCAACGAGAGTATTTTCCGCCAATCCAAACTTCTTGCGTTGCCATAG gttattttatttatggcGCATCGATAGCTTCATTCGCGTGGTTGACTGTATACTGTTTTGATTACTACCGAATTTTCAC tgGCGCATTCAAGGTGTCCAACGACATGCTATTCATCCCGTATTCGATATTCGGATGGGGCGTTCCCATCATAGCTCTTATTGCTATGGCGATTACACAATTCCAATCTACGGAGCTTGGTGTTTCTGACAGCGTCAATCCAAATATCGGTCTTCTTAACTGTTGGTTTCCTCATG atggCATTTCAGCActggttttcttttatgggCCTGTTGGTACCTTGCTAGTTCTCGACATGATATGTTTTCTCTCCTTGATTTTCAATCCCAACCTGATGCACTGCTGGAGGAGGAAACAATCGATAAGgagcaacaaaaaagtttcaaaggAGCAGGAAGA TTTTAAAATGGCgttgaaactcttttttatcACCGGAGTCCCATGGGTGTTTGAACTTGCTGCTTGGCTGCCTGTGTATCTATCCGAATCTCAAGCCATCTTTCAAAGCAACTCCGTAGGAAGATACTTCTTCGAAATCGGCAATTTGCTCAACGCATTGCGAGGAATCgtcatttttatcatttttattgttttacaaCGAGATGTTCGTCACTATTTGATGCTTCGCCTTAAGAGAATTTTCAAGAGAGATTCTCCGACTAATGTAGCTCTCCAGCATTCTCCAGGCAATACCGATGGAGGCCATTCCGTCTCAACTGAACAATTAACCAATAGGCGAATTTCCGCAATGACTTCTCAAACACTCGTCGCATCCTCTGCGTCGGAAGAGCAGAGTACCAATGAACCTGAGTTAGACGAGATAAGCATTTTATAG
- the LOC124188663 gene encoding pre-rRNA-processing protein TSR1 homolog: protein MAGGEQASHRPGLLKQQNKSHKNGRHRSKSEIDKNNKGRVHVKLASKRKNQELKRDERRRKANQIRSKKREDVLAKKRAIGGNDSAPFLSAIIPLGESANIQKLLKQIKECDADAKVEMTGSNVININVPRFRQNFSLIVPRPGDLYAALDACKVVDNVVFIISPPSDTDSCMSHSTSNEGPLGFDSSGEELLSAIMAQGLPSPIFVVNDIETISLKKRNDYKKLLMKQLDQMVPLEKLQVIENESDALRLLHHIGSQKQRPIYQRNMRCHFLCEEVNFKQNSDDPTVGSLIVDGYVRYQPLNVNGLVHIPGWGDFQMERIEVRREPGEFIFLEEANPALQESLKSENDPDPMNGEQTWPYQEEMEGQTMEADKIEDDEESEKKKRVPKGTSEYQAAWIKDEGDDKNEENDEEEEDDSDDWEDDYEEMSGDDGSEESQEEAEEDEMESVDNEGGDTDVYDKKVKFADEEEEFKKIKEAREDELFPDEVDTPRDTLAKVRFQKYRGLKSFRTSPWDAKENLPMDYSRTFQFQNFPRTRKRILKEERTGAKPGWYVRVHVKNVPSHLPASLQSGYPLTLVGMLPHEQRMSVVNLVLKRFKNARDQQAIPSKERLIFHCGYRRYAAAPIFSQHTAANKHKYERFFRPESVVVATLYAPIIFPSASVLVFREKKDGTQVMIATGSVLSVNPDRITVKRAVLSGAPFKVHRKSAVLRFMFFNREDIEWFKPVELRTKYGRRGHIREPLGTHGHMKCVFDGQIKSQDTVMMNLYKRVFPKWSFDPNVASPSPLYNHEVEMEDAANQLMV from the exons ATGGCAGGAGGTGAACAGGCTTCACATCGACCCGGTCTTCTAAAACAGCAAAATAAATCTCATAAAAATGGGAGACATCgcagcaaaagtgaaattGACAAGAACAACAAAG GACGAGTTCATGTCAAATTAgcatcaaaaaggaaaaatcaagaaCTAAAGCGggatgaaagaagaaggaaagcaAATCAGATAAGGTCAAAGAAACGAGAAGATGTCCTGGCTAAAAAGAGGGCAATAGGTGGGAATGATTCAGCTCCTTTTCTGTCTGCAATAATCCCACTAGGAGAATCAGCAAACATTCAAAAGttgttgaaacaaatcaaagagTGTGATGCTGATGCAAAAGTGGAAATGACTGGCTCCAATGTAATAAACATCAA tGTGCCACGTTTTCGGCAGAACTTCAGTTTGATAGTGCCTCGTCCTGGAGATCTATATGCAGCACTAGATGCTTGCAAAGTTGTTGATAATGTTGTATTCATAATATCACCTCCTTCTGACACTGACAGCTGTATGTCTCATTCAACAAGTAATGAAGGGCCTTTGGGTTTTGACAGCAGTGGTGAAGAGTTGTTGTCTGCCATCATGGCACAGGGGCTTCCTTctccaatttttgttgttaatgACATTGAGACCATTTCATTGAAGAAACGAAATGATTACAAGAAGCTTCTTATGAAACAGCTGGATCAGATGGTGCCATTAGAGAAGCTTCAagtgattgaaaatgaaagtgatgcTCTCAGACTGTTGCATCACATTGGGTCCCAGAAACAGCGACCTATCTATCAAAGAAATATGAGATGCCATTTTCTTTGTGAAGAAGTGAACTTCAAGCAAAATTCTGATGATCCTACAGTCGGAAGTTTGATTGTCGATGGATACGTACGCTACCAACCCTTAAACGTGAATGGATTAGTCCACATACCTGGATGGGGAGACTTTCAAATGGAGCGAATCGAAGTCAGGAGGGAACCCGGAGAATTTATTTTCCTGGAAGAGGCCAATCCCGCTCTTCAAGAATCACTGAAATCCGAAAATGATCCTGATCCTATGAACGGTGAGCAGACTTGGCCTTaccaagaagaaatggaaggcCAAACTATGGAAGCGGACAAaattgaagatgatgaagaatcggaaaaaaagaaacgagtaCCAAAAGGAACATCAGAGTATCAAGCCGCTTGGATCAAAGACGAGGGCGATgataaaaacgaagaaaacgatgaagaagaagaggatgataGTGACGATTGGGAAGATGATTACGAAGAAATGTCTGGAGATGATGGAAGTGAAGAATCacaagaagaagctgaagagGATGAAATGGAATCAGTAGACAACGAAGGTGGAGACACGGATGTGTAcgataaaaaagttaaatttgcagatgaagaagaagaatttaaaaaaattaagg AAGCTCGTGAGGATGAACTTTTCCCTGACGAAGTGGATACGCCACGCGACACATTGGCTAAGGTACGCTTTCAAAAGTATCGTGGTTTGAAATCCTTTCGTACATCACCTTGGGATGCCAAAGAAAATCTACCCATGGATTATTCCAGAACTTTTCAGTTCCAAAATTTTCCGCGGACTCGAAAGCGAATCTTGAAAGAAGAACGAACTGGAGCAAAG CCCGGATGGTACGTGAGAGTTCACGTTAAGAACGTGCCCAGCCATTTACCAGCGAGTCTCCAATCCGGCTACCCATTGACATTAGTTGGCATGTTGCCTCACGAACAGAGAATGAGTGTGGTTAATCTTGTTCTTAAGAGGTTCAAAAATGCACGGGATCAGCAAGCGATTCCGTCAAAAGAGCGACTGATCTTTCATTGCGGTTATCGGCGGTATGCTGCTGCTCCCATTTTTAGTCAGCACACTGCAGCCAACAAGCATAAG TATGAGCGCTTCTTTCGGCCAGAATCAGTTGTAGTAGCAACTCTTTACGCGCCAATTATCTTTCCATCTGCCTCAGTCTTGGTATTTCGGGAAAAGAAGGACGGAACTCAAGTAATGATAGCGACTGGATCGGTTTTATCAGTAAATCCTGATCGCATTACAGTTAAACGTGCCGTTTTGAGTGGAGCACCATTTAAAGTTCACCGCAAATCTGCTGTCCTGCGTTTTATGTTCTTCAACCGTGAGGACATCGAATGGTTCAAACCAGTTGAATTAAGAACGAAATATGGTCGACGAGGTCACATCCGAG aacCACTTGGAACGCACGGACACATGAAATGTGTATTTGATGGCCAAATCAAATCCCAGGACACAGTAATGATGAATCTTTATAAACGCGTGTTCCCTAAGTGGAGCTTCGATCCTAACGTAGCGTCTCCATCTCCTTTGTATAATCATGAAGTAGAAATGGAAGATGCTGCCAATCAATTAAtggtataa
- the LOC124188664 gene encoding ADP-ribosylation factor-binding protein GGA1-like isoform X1 produces MASSNNSLDTLIVKATNPLVDQPDPLDVASFCERVTHESDGPQVAVKLLAYRIHSPQEKEALNALALLEQCVKSCGPSFHSEIGKFRFLNELIKLVSPKYQAHRTPIHVKQRILEIIYTWTIDLKSEPKIHEAYDMLRKQGVIKENPSYTGSNTVQPISPAPREKIPFCDNSEKDALLQKLLKSKDPEDLQAANRLIKSMVREEENRIEAASRRQLEIETVNSNIRLLEELLDNFEANGATAEEMELCKELASNCDKLRPNLSKLATETDDKGDTLADILQTSDELSHALDRYEVLVRTMQQPIPPSQPQRASLDLLDLGPMVQPQPSPRSTLDDQLLLGLDDFAPLSPSINLLQPLKFECAGQTPQRTPDVKTTEEVTAKRGLEDLDVLGEALMKQNLPTSAKHQSSFQKPVERVPLNELARKKVQNEGNAIKENQTPNILFRSSNEEVRTPSAVTSPYIPIEFDLLMQNSLPATIKPSASPCVTTPPTEASTLPLLVPFAETAVKQLNVSVGTQPRQDSDVSMLDTGISSNENSIGGNDDVQLLHSPPISTTSVAPGPAPSLSDVFLKLEDIKPSSKSPIALLTQDSGLNMSLHCASANVPKNVSVFVLSATSRSASPLTNFTFQAIVPKGNRVKLQPPSDNKLPAFNPFLPPPAITQVVLLSTAGLNLIELKYVVSFDMDGETNTEMGSVPNLNLCPDVV; encoded by the exons ATGGCTTCTTCTAACAATTCACTCGACACACTTATCG taaAAGCAACCAACCCTCTTGTTGATCAACCTGATCCTCTTGATGTTGCATCTTTTTGTGAGAGGGTAACTCATGAATCCGATGGACCTCAAGTAGCTGTAAAACTTCTGGCATACAGAATCCATTCTCCTCAAGAGAAAGAAGCCCTCAATGCCTTAGCA CTTCTAGAGCAGTGTGTCAAATCTTGTGGGCCTTCCTTTCATTCAGAGATTGGCAAATTCAGATTTCTTAATGAATTGATCAAACTAGTGTCTCCAAAATATCAAGCTCACCGAACACCTATTCATGTTAAGCAAAGGATTCTTGAAATCATTTACACGTGgacaattgatttgaaatcaGAGCCTAAGATACATGAAGCTTATGACATGTTGAGGAAGCAAGGTGTTATTAAAGAAAACCCCAGTTACACTGGATCCAACACTGTCCAGCCTATTAGCCCTGCACCAAGGGAAAAGATACCATTTTGTGataattcagaaaaagatGCTTTGCTACAAAAGTTATTGAAGAGCAAGGATCCAGAGGATCTTCAAGCTGCCAATCGCCTTATTAAAAGCATGGTTAGAGAA GAAGAAAATCGGATAGAGGCTGCAAGTCGACGACAACTAGAGATAGAAACAGTTAATAGCAACATCCGTTTGTTAGAAGAATTGTTGGATAATTTCGAAGCCAATGGTGCAACAGCGGAAGAAATGGAACTTTGCAAAGAATTGGCCAGTAATTGTGATAAGCTGCGACCAAACTTATCAAAACTGGCCACGGAAACGGATGATAAAGGCGACACTTTAG CCGATATTTTACAAACAAGCGATGAATTGAGTCATGCTCTTGATCGATACGAAGTATTAGTACGAACAATGCAACAGCCCATTCCGCCTTCTCAGCCACAAAGAGCAAGTCTTGATCTTCTTGATCTTGGCCCCATGGTACAGCCTCAGCCATCTCCCCGGAGTACTCTGGACGATCAGTTGCTTTTAG gACTGGACGATTTCGCTCCGCTGTCACCTTCCATTAATCTTTTGCAGCCCCTGAAATTTGAGTGTGCTG GGCAAACACCACAACGCACTCCTGATGTAAAAACTACCGAGGAGGTAACTGCGAAACGTGGTCTGGAAGATCTAGATGTCCTTGGTGAAGCTCTGATGAAGCAAAACCTACCTACAAGTGCGAAGCATCAGTCAAGTTTCCAAAAGCCCGTTGAAAGAGTTCCCCTTAACGAATTGGCTAGGAAAAAAGTGCAGAACGAAGGGAAcgcaatcaaagaaaatcaaactcccaacattttatttc GATCTTCAAATGAAGAAGTCAGGACTCCTTCAGCTGTCACCAGTCCCTACATTCCAATTGAGTTTGATTTGTTGATGCAAAATAGCTTGCCTGCAACGATCAAGCCTTCTGCGTCTCCCTGTGTCACTACCCCGCCGACCGAAGCTTCCACTCTACCTTTACTGGTGCCGTTTGCCGAAACAGCAGTCAAACAACTAAATGTGTCTGTTGGTACACAACCGCGGCAAGATAGCGACGTCTCTATGCTGGACACTGGCATTTCGAGTAATGAAAATAGCATTGGAGGTAACGATGATGTTCAACTTCTACATAGCCCTCCAATCAGCACGACTTCTGTTGCTCCAGGCCCCGCTCCAAGCTTGTCGGatgttttcttgaaattggAAGACATTAAACCGA GTTCAAAGAGCCCAATAGCTTTGTTGACTCAAGATTCTGGGTTAAACATGAGTTTGCACTGTGCATCTGCTAATGTCCCCAAG AATGTTTCTGTATTCGTGCTGTCTGCCACTAGTCGTAGTGCTTCACCGCTGACCAATTTCACCTTCCAGGCAATAGTTCcaaag GGAAATCGAGTAAAGCTTCAACCGCCATCTGATAACAAATTGCCTGCGTTCAACCCGTTTCTCCCTCCACCTGCTATCACTCAAGTCGTGTTACTCTCCACCGCCGGCCTG AATCTCATTGAGCTTAAGTACGTTGTCAGCTTCGATATGGACGGTGAAACAAACACTGAAATGGGAAGCGTGCCGAATTTAAATCTTTGCCCAGATGTCGTTTGA